The genome window CGGTTCCTTGTCTGATACAAGTGAAATCGGTGCAACGTCACGTGCCCACGTGTCATTGCTGTCACAGGCGAAGAGTGTCACCCGCTTCATCTGTCCCTCTGCCAGCCTTTCAGCCAGCAAGGAGCGCACCAGTTCTGTGTTGCGTGCCGTGATAAGCAAAGCCTCATGTCGGGTGATGGCATCTGCCATTTGGAGATAAACCTCAGTAATCTCCTTCAGGTAAGGACGCCAGTCGGTGTCCTCATGCGGCCATATCAGCATGACGCTGCTTTGTGGTTCCCACTCAGCAGGCAATCGGAAGCTATGATATTTGTTTGTGTTCATAGTGCAAAGATAAGAAAAGAAAATGTGATACCTGTCTTTCCTCCTCCTTTTTTATCATAATATATTCGTTTTGAGCGTGTTGATATAAATCAATCAGAAGGCTTGATATAGGTCAAATCAGCCGTTTGATACGTGTCAATGTTGTTGATGCAAGTCAATTTTTAATTAAAAAACAGCGTAAACCAATAGATTTCTTTGTCCGATTTTGGAAAGTGTGCTAACTTTGCAAGCACAAAACAACACAGACTGGCACCTCATAAGGATAACAGGAGGTTGCTACCGAAGGGCTTCAGTCTCAATAGGTAAACACAGGTAAAAGATTGTATAACACAGAAAAGAAAAGAAAGGAAACGTTATGAAAGAGAGAATAAAGAAAGCTGGCATTATGCGTAAGCTGTTCCACTATCTGACAAACGTCATCAGTGAGTATAACATGGGTCGTGTAAACTGTCTGGCATAAGTCGGCAGCAGATTCAGAACTTACGCAGCAGATTTAGTAAGAAGAAAAAGTTTGAGAGAGTATAAAAAGAAGTCGGATCGGAGTCCATACGGATTCCGGTCCGATTGCTTTTATGGGTGTTTCGCCATGCTTCCTGCTTTGTCAAGTTTCACTTCTGTTTGCGTTGAGCGTCCCTGTGTGCCTCGTCTTTTCAGTGTTATACCTGTCTTTTTAACTTGATGTTGACCGCTACGCCTGCGTTTAAACTACAAACAATCTGCCCGACAGTTATACAAAATATGTTCAGATTCTGATGAACCAATTTTGGATGAATTCATCCTTGCCTTTTAAGGGAGAATCTGTGGAGATTTTCCATATCAAAAAAACGAAATATCCTTACATAAATTGCAAGCATTCTTGTCCATGAAACAGAGGAGGGGAGAGGTTGTGGGTGTTTTCTTAATAATCAGATAGTCAGTGTGTTGTCTTTGTTTTAAACAAATAGGTGCTTAATTGGACTTCAATTAAGCCTTAGTCAGGCTTCAATTAAGCACCTATTGGAGGTCAGGTAAGGTTTAGTTGCGATGCAAGTAAGCACCTGTAAGGATTGGAATAAGGAAAAAACAGGACATTATGCCCCTCCCTTTTGGGAGGGGTAGGGGAAGTCTTCCTTTTATCTTTCAGTATAATCTGCGATGAGCTGCTGGAGTCCTTCTTTCGTACGGGTATCATACTTGGCAGCATCCATGCTCGACTTATTCAGATATTCCGCAGTCAGCTTAATTCTTGTCTTCTCGCTTCGTGCACCTAATAATGCTTTGTCGCCAAGATAGATAGCTTCCTTTCTGTCCTTCAGCTTCAGATAAAGTTCATCTTTATCTAATGGATGTTCCAGGATGTAATTGCCCTTTCCGTCGGTAAAGAGTACCTCGAAGAATTGTGGGTGGCGTGTTCCGATATTAATAGAACCACTGCCGCCGGCGTTTCTTAACACACCGTCTTTTGAGCCCTTTGTACCGATATAGGTCTTGCCACCTGCATAGACGGTTACGTTGTCTGCAGCCTTGAACTTCTGTTCAGTCTTGCCGTTCGCACCGTTGTGCGTCAGTGTTACGGCTGATCCCATTGCCGGTGCGTCAAGGTCGAGGATTCCACTGGTTCCTTTACCCATCTTCTTTTCAATAGATTCATATACGATAGTGATGTTGCCTTCGTGTGTCGTGCCGTCAGCAAGTACCACCTTGCCGGGCACATTATAGATGTTCACGGAAGCATCCCTGGCCTCTTTCACCAGCTGTCGTTCCTCATCGGCAGCCTGTTGTTCCTCTGCTTTTGCCTTGTTTGCCAGTCGCTGCTTGATATTCTCCGTCATATCTCCCAGTGCATAGCCGTTTGCAAGCAGTTTTGATACCATGCGGCGCACCATCTCGTTCTCGGAGAGTTTGAATGCAGTCTTGTATTGCAGGAAGGGAAGTTTCCTGTCATCACAGGTTGTTATGTTGCTGAAATTCTCGCTGCTGCTCCAGGATTCGAGCTTAATCTCGGCTACCTGGTTGCCCACACGGTCCTTGACATAATAGTTTCTTTTGCCTAATGAAGGTTCATTGACAAGAACCTTTCCCACCATCTCTTTGTTGATGATAATGTCGCCATTGTCGTTGATGGAGAAGGGATGCTGTGCGGTAAAGTCCTCATCGGTTTTCTCCATCTTTTTGACTATGGTATAGATGCTGTCCCATTTCGTAGAGAAAGGACGCGAGCCCTGCTCGAAGAGGTCGTCAATGGTGGATTTCCTGATACCGTTCACTGCGATGAGCTGAGGCTTGCTGTCTAACAGTTTGTAGACAAAGTACTTCGTGTTGGACAGTACAATCCTGTCTTTCGGGTTTTGCAGTTCAAAGACTGCGCCTTCAGGTGATGTGAACTGGAGCCAGTCTTCTGGTGTGCTGACGCCTTGTTTTGTCCTGTTCGTAATGAAGAATGTGAATACCTTTTTCCCATCAGGCGTAGACAGGTCGCAGACTCTTTTCTCTTCTTTTACAAGTGCTACTGGTGTTCCGTCAAGTAATACCTCCCCTTTCTTTATTTTCAGGTCCTGGGCATGTGCGGAAAGCACCATGAAGCTGGCGATGAAGCCTAATACTGTTTTTCTCATTTTACTTATTTGAGTTTTAGATTGATATGAATTGGCTGCAAAGGTAGTGATTTTATATATAAAACCACTTCCTTCTGCAGTTTTTCTTTCAGCTGGTTGCCACGTGTGTTTATAGGATATTCCTACAGACGTTCAGCCTCTTTCACCTTATTCTTGTCCGTTTCAAACTTCCTGCTTCCGAAGTTATAGTGTACACGGAAGAGTACCTGTCGGCTTTCGCTGTGCCCCCAGATGTCCAACTGCAATGCCCCCTTGCGTCCGTAACTGTCCCAACGCTCAGTGTGGAGGAGGTCGGTAACCATCAAGGATAGTGAGAGACGGTCACGGAGCAGCCGTCTGCTCAGTCCGATGTCTATGCTTCCGCTTGGCTTGAGCATCTCATAACTCCTGCCTTGAGACTTGCTTGCATATTTGGCAGACAGCTCCATACGTATCTTTGCAGGCAGTTGTATGTCGTTTGAAAGGGTAAGGTTGCAGGATGGTCGACGATAATCTTCTCTGTAGGTTTCGTAGTCAAGATGGTTGACAAAGTAATAGGCACCGATGTTTGTACTGATGTCCCACCATGATGTAAGGCGTTTGTTATAGACAAGGTCAAGTGCCAGCTGCTTCTGCTTGCCGATGTTCTTGGTTGTCATGACAATACAGTTCTTCTTGTAAGTGTCGGGAAGTTGAGTGAAATAGTCATTCAGCTGGTTGTAGGATAGGGTAATGCTAAGGCTGTTCTTAGTGTAGCCTAATGAAATCTTATGGCTTATCTGCGGTTGGATAAACGGATTTCCTTTCCAGTAGGTCAGCTCGTCCAGCAGATATTCAAAGGGGTTGAGGTCTTCATATCTCGGTTTGTCCTGTCGTTTGCTGTAGGCGAGTGTGAGCTTTGAACTGTTGTCGAGGTCATAACTGACGGAGAGATTGGGGAAGAGCCTTGTGTGACAGTTCTTGTTCTCTTCCATCACTGTTCCGTCCTGATAGGATTTCAATGTCCCTACAGTCTGCATATATTCAATTCGCAAGCCTGCAGAAGCCTGCAGCCGCTTCCACTGCTGGGCATATTGCATATAGCCTTCAAGGTTTGACTCTTGATAGGTAAACCTGTTTGACCTTGTGAGGTCAAGTGCGCCTTTTGCATAGAAGCCGAATCGGTTACGGCTTTCCACCTTGGCAGCCTTGACACCTGCCAGCAGTTCTCCACCACGGCTGTTCTTCAGTCTGTAGTCTGCTGTTGACGACAGGATGTTGATTGTTTTCTTGTTTTCGGCTGGATAGTCGTCTTCACGCAGCAGCTTCCCGTCAGGAGAGTAGAACGCATTGGGCTGTTGATTCCTGCTCAATCCGTCAACGTGAATCCAGTCGGCATTTGCAGCGATGCTCTGCTGTTCTGTGATGGCAAACTGATAGCCTATGCCCGTCGTATATTTTGTATTCTCCTGTTTGGTATAGTCATTTCTTGCCTTCAATATTTCATGGAGTGTTTCCCTACCTTTATATATCCATGTAGTGGTTGCTGTAACTCCAGGTCCCGTCAGGGCATCAACCGATGTGTTCAGCGTCAGCTTGTGTCTCTTGCCAGGTTGGAAAACAAAAGCCAGTCCGCCAGCGTAGGTGTTACGCTTGTCGGTATCGTCGGTCTCCGAGAAGTTGCGGTCTCCGTCCTGTATCCTGTCAGTGCCATATTCCATGTCGTAGTGTCCGATGTTGTGACTGTAATTGATGCCCAGTTGCCATGTCCGCTTGTTGTAAGCCATGCTGAAATCGGAACTCTGGCGCAGGTGGTTCCAGAAGGAAACACCATGCGAGGTGGAAATATAGAGTCCTCGCTCGTTATTGTTCTTCAGTGTGATGTCGATAATACCGCTTGCCCCTTCCGAGTCATAACTGGCATCGGGATTGGTAGAGGTGGTAATGCTGGCAATGTTGGAAGACGGGATAGCACGCAGATAGGCAGTAAGTGCTTCACCTTGAAGTCGTATGCGCTTCCCGTTCACATAGACGGTAGCACTGCCGAGGGCAGAAAGCGACAGATTTCCTTTACTGTCAAGCCTCACACTGGGTGTATGGCGCAGAACATCTAAGGAATTACCAAGGTTGGCAAGATAAGACTGGGCAACGGAAATGCTTATCTTTCCGCTTTCCATCTTTACCAACGGGCATCGTTTACGGGCTGTGATTACAACGTTTTCCAGTTCTGTTCCGTCTGGGCGCAGGTAGATGTTATAAGTGTCGTTGTTGTCGGGGATGGAGAAGAGAACCGTGGTGTCACGGCATCCGATGGCTCCACAATACAGCTGGTAACTGCCGTCCGTGAGCTGGCAGCTTAGTTTTCCGTCTGCTTCCGTCAGTCCATTGGCAACGACTTTGCCTGTTTTCTGGTCGGTAATGATAAGCGTTGCTGCGTCAACAGGCTCTTTTGTCTGCTGCTGGATATGAAAAGTAACATTCTGTTGAGCCATAACCTGCGATGTGTTAAGTAACAGCAAGCCCATGACCAATAGCGGAAATGAAGTGAAACGTCCTGTTTGTAAGTTTGTGATTGACATAAGGTCAGTTGTAGTTTGTTCTTATCAGTTTGTTATCTGATGGGTTTGTTTGGCTTACAAAGATAAGAAAAGACGGACTTATGTAGGTGTTATTTTTTGTATAATTAACAATCTTTTCGTATTCTGTTAATGCAGTTCCGTTGAATTCTTTTCATGAAAAGAAATATTTATCTTCATGAAAAGAAATATTTTTTTTCATGAAAATAATTTCTTCTTGTCGTGAAGATAATTCGGTACAGCGTTCATAAACAGCAGATGAAGAGCTCGGAAGAGGCTTGTTATCTTTCTGGCAAGCGTCTTGATGCACCGCAGCGTGGCATGAATGTCATCAAAGAGGCAGATGGCAGGGCACGGAAAGTGGTCGTAAGGTAATATTGTCCTAACTGTCAGATACAGAGTATAATAAAAGGAGAAACTGCATCAGTTTCTCCTTTTATTAATATTTTTAATATATGTTCTGATGGTTTCTTCGTTTAATTAGAGTACCTTTGCATCGTTATTCGATGATTATACAGATGAAACGTAACAAACTAACAGCTCTGATGGCATTTGTGGGTGTTGTGGCTTGCACGTCCTGTGAGGAGGTGAAGCGACCTGCACCTGTCAGGGAACGTATCAATGTCACGCCTCCATCAAGAGAGGCTGAGGCGATAAGTCAGTTGACGGCATCGATTGATGAAATATCGGCTAACCTTGATGCCATCTCTGCCCAGGAGGCAATGCTCCGCAAGACGACCGAGCATGAAAATAAGAAGTCGAAGATTATCCTGCAAATCAAGGAACTCAGCGAACTGCTTGCAGAGAAGCAGAAGCAGATTGACAAGCTGCTGGGCGAGAAGGTTAAGAAAATGGATACTCCTGAAAAGTCCAGTGCCACGATAGATAACCTTTATAAAATGATAGGTTTCCTTTCGTCACAATTGCAGGAGAAAGGTAGCCGTGTGGCACAGTTGGAGCAGGTTGCCAGCCGGAAGGATGTCACTGTAGACCAGCTTAGATATATCGTCATGAACCAGGGCAACAGCGTTGATGGGCTGCGTTACAGGTTCAGTATGGAGGCGTTGGAACGTGAGAATGCCCAGCTGAAGGCAAAGGAAAGGCTGAAAACAAAAGAACCTGACAGTTTCACGGGAGTCTATTATATCATTGCCGACAAGGAGACTCTGAAGGAGAAAGGACTCTTGAAGACATCACTCTTCTCGAAGAAGCTGAACAATAATAATATAACAAAAGACCTGTTTGCGGAAGCTGACAGTAAAGAACTGAAGACGCTGACGATAAATTCGACGTCGCCGAAGGTGCTGTCGCAGAATCCGGAGGGAAGTTATACACTCACAAGAAATGAGGACGGAACGACGACACTCGTCATTACCGATGCTGAAAAGTTCTGGAACGTGTCGCGCTATCTGATAATACAGGAGTGATTCTGCTTTGGTGTGGAAAGAAAATAAAATAGGCTGCAAAGGTTGTGAAAATCGAATAATTTTCTTATCTTTGCAGCCTAAAACTTATGCGTAGCGTGAAAATAAAGGAAGTAATTGATGCCCTTGAACGGTTCGCGCCTTTGCCCTTGCAGGAAAGCTATGATAATGCTGGTCTGCAGGTTGGATTGACAGAGGCGGAAGTATCAGGGGCTTTGTTGTGTCTTGACGTGACGGAAAAGGTGGTAGATGAAGCCATCAGCCGGGGGTGTAACCTGATTGTTGCGCACCATCCGCTTATCTTCCGTAAGCTGGCACAGGTGACGGATGTGAACTATGTACAGCGAACGGTGATAAAGGCTATCAAGAATGATATTGTCATTGCAGCTATGCACACAAATCTTGATTCGGCTGTGGGTGGTGTAAACTACAAGATAGCTGAGAAGTTAGGACTTGGAAACGTGCGTTTCTTCGGTCGTAACAAGCAGGTGGTGAGCCCCTTGACAGGTGAGACGGTAACTGGCGGTGACGGTGTCATTGGTGAGTTTGAGGAGCCATTGGCAGCTGATGATCTGATTCTGTTACTGAAGAAGCAGTTTGATGTTGAGTGCGTCCAGACCAATGAGTTGCTTCGTCGTGAGATACGTACTGTCGCTCTCTGTGGCGGTTCGGGTTCGTTCCTTTTGCAGGATGCAGTTGAGGCGGGTGCTGATGCCTTTATTACAGGTGAGATGAGCTATCATGAGTACTTCGGTCATGAGCAGGAAATACAGCTTTGTGTCATCGGGCATTACCAGAGTGAACAATATACAACTGAGGTGCTGCGTGATGTCATTGAGCGTGAATGTCCGGGAGTAAAGTGCTTTCTGTCGGAGATAAATACGAATCCGATTGTTTATTTTTAGTTGACAAGTAGGCAAGTTGACGAGTAAACAAGTTAATTGTTGATAAGTTGGTGATAAATAAAAAACGGTAATCATAATGATGAATTTTGAATTATGAATTCTGAATTAAAGTAGTCATTCTGAATTTTGAATTAAATTAATATAAGAATTATGGCAAAGAAAGATCCAAAAGAGTTACCAGTGGAGGAGAAGCTGAAGAATCTTTTCCAGTTACAGACAACACTGTCAGGTATCGACGAGAAGCGTGCACTGCGTGGTGAGTTGCCACTTGAGGTACGTGACCTGGAGGATGAGATTGAAGGTCTGCACACTCGTATCGAGAAGATTGAGCAGGACATAAAGGAATATCAGAGTGCTGTTACTCAGAAGAAGGGTAATATTCTTGAGGCGCAGGCAAGTCTGGAGCGTTATAACAAGCAGTTGGATACGGTTGCAAATAACCGCGAATACGACACACTGACCAAGGAAATTGAGTTCCAGACACTGGAGATTGAGCTTTGTAACAAGAAGATCAAGGAAGCTCAGTATAAGGTTGAAGAGAAGCAGAAGGACTTGGAGACCAATCGTGCATTGCTCGAAGACCGTCAGCACGCCTTGGAAGAGAAGCGTAACGAACTTGACGAGATTATGCAGGAGACACGTGAAGAGGAGGGCTTGCTGAAAGAAAAGGCTGCAGAACTGGAGACAAAGATTGAGCCTGGATTGCTCCGCAGCTTCAAGCGCATCCGCCGTGGTGCCCGCAATGGTCTGGGTATCGTTTACGTACAGCGTGATGCCTGTGGTGGTTGCTTCAACAAGATTCCGCCTCAGCGTCAGTTGGATGTGAAGATTCATAAGAAAATTATCGTGTGTGAGTACTGTGGTCGTATCCTCATTGACCCTGAGTTGGCTGGTGTTAAGGTTGACAAGGCAGCAGAGGAGAAGCCGAAGAAGCGTAGAGCAACACGCAAGAAGAAGGAAGAAGAGGGAGAATAATTCATTGTCCTGTTCCTTCTGCTAAGGGTCTTTTCCTTTGGCAATAGATATAACAAAAGAGTCAGCCTCAAGACATAGGAATTGCAATTTGTGTATTCCTGTGCCTTGAGGCTGTCGCTTTGCATAAATTATCTGGATGTATGAGAAAGGTGCTGGGAGCTTTTTCCGTTTTGGTAACAAGCATAGATATTGTCAACGTCTGATAAAACTCAAATAGCATACGCTCCACAGTGGAATTTCTTTTAGGTGGAAAGTGTTGTGTTGGCTTTGGAAAAGTAAAGCTCTTAATCATATAGTTTTTGTTTGCCTTTGGTAGTACAACTCTTTTCTGGCAATAAGTTGCTCCCGCTCTGGCAACATATAGTAAAATGTTTAGCACCCAGCACCAATGGTGCTTATCAACAACACGATGGGTGATGGGCAGCAACACATTGGTAGAAGATGGGAAGAGAGGTTTGTTATTGTCATTACAATTAATGTATAGTAAGGTGCTGCTGACGAACTTATATGGGAAAAGGATTGTCGGACACCAATATTCTATTATTGGGCAATAGCATTCTTTTGTGATGTATGATTTCAAAACATTTTAATGATTGATTTCGGTTAGTAGGAAATAATGTGGCTCGTAATCTAATGATTTTTGGTTAATATCTCATCAGAATTAGAACAGACAAGAAAAAGCTCCTAACCTTTTTCGGAAAAGCTTAGGAGCTTTTCGAAGAAAGGTTAAGAGCTTTCTACGGAAAGATTAGGAGTCTTCTATATTTTGTTTAACCCGATTTGGATAGAATAGACCTATAACGTGTCTACAGCTTCAATTCTTATATCTTCTGTCGGACGGTCGTTGCGGTCGGTATTGCAGTTCTGGATACGTTCGACAACATCAAGACCTTCTTCAACCTCGCCGAAGACGGTATATTGGTTGTCAAGGAATGGTGTGCCGCCAACGGTGGTATAGATTTCTGTCTGTTCGTCAGTGAAGACGGGTTTTCCTTGCTGCTTGCAGTGGTTTTTGGTTTCTTCAATCAGCTGTTCCTGTAAAGCCTGTAGTCCTTCACGGTCACGGTTACGTCTGAAGTTCATAATCTCTTCATGATGCTTCTTGGTAAGTTGGTTGAATACTTCCTGTTCCTGCTGCATAGCCATCTGATGCTCCATTTGTTTCAGTTCGGTAGGCTTGTAGGTCTTTCCCCATACGATGTAGAACTGGCTGCCACTGCTTTCCCGCTTTGGATTTACCTCGTCGCCGGTTCGGGCGGCACTCAAAGCACCACGTTTGTGGAAGTATTGAGGGTAAACAAACTCTGCAGGGATTGTATAGTCTGGTCCGCCCGTACCTAACATCTTACCCTTAGGGGCATCCTTGCTGTCTGGGTCGCCACCTTGTATCATGAAGTCTTTTATTACTCGGTGGAAGATGGTGCTGTCAAAGTAGCCCTCTTTCGCCAACTTCAGAAAGTTATCACGATGTCTTGGAGTCTCGTCATAGAGACGGATGGTTATATCCCCCTCTGTTGTCTTTATTTTAAGTCTTGTTGCCATAATGTTTAATTCAAAACTAAATGTTATAATGGTTCATAATTCAGAGTGCATGGTAATTCATAATTCAATGACCAGATTAATCGGACTGTGGACCTGTCAAACCATTAAGTTTAAAATTATCAATGGTTATTATGAAACTGT of Prevotella fusca JCM 17724 contains these proteins:
- a CDS encoding outer membrane beta-barrel family protein, which produces MAQQNVTFHIQQQTKEPVDAATLIITDQKTGKVVANGLTEADGKLSCQLTDGSYQLYCGAIGCRDTTVLFSIPDNNDTYNIYLRPDGTELENVVITARKRCPLVKMESGKISISVAQSYLANLGNSLDVLRHTPSVRLDSKGNLSLSALGSATVYVNGKRIRLQGEALTAYLRAIPSSNIASITTSTNPDASYDSEGASGIIDITLKNNNERGLYISTSHGVSFWNHLRQSSDFSMAYNKRTWQLGINYSHNIGHYDMEYGTDRIQDGDRNFSETDDTDKRNTYAGGLAFVFQPGKRHKLTLNTSVDALTGPGVTATTTWIYKGRETLHEILKARNDYTKQENTKYTTGIGYQFAITEQQSIAANADWIHVDGLSRNQQPNAFYSPDGKLLREDDYPAENKKTINILSSTADYRLKNSRGGELLAGVKAAKVESRNRFGFYAKGALDLTRSNRFTYQESNLEGYMQYAQQWKRLQASAGLRIEYMQTVGTLKSYQDGTVMEENKNCHTRLFPNLSVSYDLDNSSKLTLAYSKRQDKPRYEDLNPFEYLLDELTYWKGNPFIQPQISHKISLGYTKNSLSITLSYNQLNDYFTQLPDTYKKNCIVMTTKNIGKQKQLALDLVYNKRLTSWWDISTNIGAYYFVNHLDYETYREDYRRPSCNLTLSNDIQLPAKIRMELSAKYASKSQGRSYEMLKPSGSIDIGLSRRLLRDRLSLSLMVTDLLHTERWDSYGRKGALQLDIWGHSESRQVLFRVHYNFGSRKFETDKNKVKEAERL
- a CDS encoding Cbp1 family collagen-binding glycoprotein adhesin, encoding MKRNKLTALMAFVGVVACTSCEEVKRPAPVRERINVTPPSREAEAISQLTASIDEISANLDAISAQEAMLRKTTEHENKKSKIILQIKELSELLAEKQKQIDKLLGEKVKKMDTPEKSSATIDNLYKMIGFLSSQLQEKGSRVAQLEQVASRKDVTVDQLRYIVMNQGNSVDGLRYRFSMEALERENAQLKAKERLKTKEPDSFTGVYYIIADKETLKEKGLLKTSLFSKKLNNNNITKDLFAEADSKELKTLTINSTSPKVLSQNPEGSYTLTRNEDGTTTLVITDAEKFWNVSRYLIIQE
- a CDS encoding Nif3-like dinuclear metal center hexameric protein gives rise to the protein MRSVKIKEVIDALERFAPLPLQESYDNAGLQVGLTEAEVSGALLCLDVTEKVVDEAISRGCNLIVAHHPLIFRKLAQVTDVNYVQRTVIKAIKNDIVIAAMHTNLDSAVGGVNYKIAEKLGLGNVRFFGRNKQVVSPLTGETVTGGDGVIGEFEEPLAADDLILLLKKQFDVECVQTNELLRREIRTVALCGGSGSFLLQDAVEAGADAFITGEMSYHEYFGHEQEIQLCVIGHYQSEQYTTEVLRDVIERECPGVKCFLSEINTNPIVYF
- a CDS encoding zinc ribbon domain-containing protein, producing MAKKDPKELPVEEKLKNLFQLQTTLSGIDEKRALRGELPLEVRDLEDEIEGLHTRIEKIEQDIKEYQSAVTQKKGNILEAQASLERYNKQLDTVANNREYDTLTKEIEFQTLEIELCNKKIKEAQYKVEEKQKDLETNRALLEDRQHALEEKRNELDEIMQETREEEGLLKEKAAELETKIEPGLLRSFKRIRRGARNGLGIVYVQRDACGGCFNKIPPQRQLDVKIHKKIIVCEYCGRILIDPELAGVKVDKAAEEKPKKRRATRKKKEEEGE
- a CDS encoding peptidylprolyl isomerase — its product is MATRLKIKTTEGDITIRLYDETPRHRDNFLKLAKEGYFDSTIFHRVIKDFMIQGGDPDSKDAPKGKMLGTGGPDYTIPAEFVYPQYFHKRGALSAARTGDEVNPKRESSGSQFYIVWGKTYKPTELKQMEHQMAMQQEQEVFNQLTKKHHEEIMNFRRNRDREGLQALQEQLIEETKNHCKQQGKPVFTDEQTEIYTTVGGTPFLDNQYTVFGEVEEGLDVVERIQNCNTDRNDRPTEDIRIEAVDTL